A window of Paenibacillus phoenicis genomic DNA:
TAAGCAGAAAGAGGATGTTCCCCATGGGGACGTCCTTTTTTCGTGTGACGATGGATCCAAGAATATCAAACCCGCCGGTCGAGCCGCCAGCCCGCAGCGAAAATCCGATGCCCGCTGCAGAGATGATTCCGCCGAATACCGCGGCTAGAATCGGATCTCGGGTGACTTTCACCTCGGGGATGATGGAGATAAACCAGGTGGTGCTGACAACAGAGATACAGCTAAGCACGATATAACGGCGTCCCACCGCTTTCCAGCCCCATATTATCAAGGGTACATTAATCAAAAAGTAGACAAGCGAGATATTCCATCCCGTCAAATACACGATGATGGAAGCAAGGCCTGTGACGCCCCCGGACAATAGTTTATGCGGAATCAGGAACAAATTGAGCCCTACTGCTACAAGTACGGCGGACAGCAGAATGACGCCGATCTCCTGCGTAGGCTTTAGGCATGCTCGAAGCGGTTTTTCAATCATCGGACGATACTGGTCCAAATTCATAACTGATGCCTTCCTTAAAAATATCGTTTATAAAATATGATTATCGGCTTAAATTATCTTTTTTATCACATCAACCGACTATGACTTATCTCACCGCTTACTGGGAATCTTATTGGATAATTCTCACTTGAAAGCGGGGGATATCCATGGTACAACCAAAGGGAAGTGGCGGGAATGGCCGTCAAGAGACGGACCCGGCGCTTCGCCTGAGCCGGTTTAAGGCGGAAGTCATGATGAATGAGGGATACAATATACCTCAAGAGCGGCCGGATGACGTGAAATATGAAGTTGCCCAATCGTTAGGAGTTCCACTCCGCGAAGGCGATAACGGTGATTTGACGACCGCGAAGGCCGGCAAGGTTGGCGGTGTGATCGGCGGGGCGA
This region includes:
- a CDS encoding YitT family protein; translation: MNLDQYRPMIEKPLRACLKPTQEIGVILLSAVLVAVGLNLFLIPHKLLSGGVTGLASIIVYLTGWNISLVYFLINVPLIIWGWKAVGRRYIVLSCISVVSTTWFISIIPEVKVTRDPILAAVFGGIISAAGIGFSLRAGGSTGGFDILGSIVTRKKDVPMGNILFLLNGLVILALGFFQSWDLALYSMLSTFVKGKVVDMIHVGHIKVTCFIITKRKDEMLCQLRKLHHGITCLSSEGGYHEEKNYTLMTVTTRYELAAVRKAVVSTDPHAFMNVVQSTEIVGRFSRPVQ
- a CDS encoding alpha/beta-type small acid-soluble spore protein gives rise to the protein MVQPKGSGGNGRQETDPALRLSRFKAEVMMNEGYNIPQERPDDVKYEVAQSLGVPLREGDNGDLTTAKAGKVGGVIGGAMVKEMIRLAKQRLNNQQ